A window of the Chondrinema litorale genome harbors these coding sequences:
- a CDS encoding RHS repeat domain-containing protein, which yields MKIFIKNKHLILFSLLSYLFILRVNAQDEIGNVEEGVDYIEQPRIIPPSPEASALGQYGKTPVSYRTGTPNISIPLYNVTSGQFTLPINISYHSSIKLNDIASWIGLGWTLNAGGVISRQVNVLPDEGDDGILELGIPDETEIEDSYWNRFAKSMNLRDLASQDIEPDNFTFNFNGYSGQFVLDETGNPILTPFQDLKFEFVDQSYFQVTDVDGNVYIFQDEGVSNYYGTYSTNDGSYVPDYKFTATTSWYLSEIIPFNKSKEHSIKFSYTRQGAAIQRSYSYSFSVYGGCVSADQPVCDEIQSNTTNRTYNSSDELFLTEILFPNGRIEFSSSSRTDRLDADKLDMIMVYRESETSPIKTFTFEHDYFYSEEGYNPYAYEQDEYRLRLEKVLEQDANDDEIKIYQMEYNEKLLPPRKNCGIDIWGYYNGEYENETLLYTDKESKSNQSVISPFHKEYTLTTADRTVDTTSLKACILEKIYYPTGGYTNFEFEPNRYSTSSIKESTNSESAFKSSDDDNSSEEYSENIFTIPEEAENIELYIILPLHNDIDNPYAIFTNITQNYTDKFTATTEDELIQTITNIADPGDEIQLNAYINYDADKESTVQITLRWTEDETIIEEKFGPGLRIRKIEDFDKNGKSINSKLYKYGEGEDGLGKFGYFTYKLDENAYTKKCNSYQIVNGEWEYHFAYYAYNLSDKPIQLLTDFGYTEVTEYEKNKTGENGKITYYFEYEMDDYVDDVNINNYPVGKRLIDKSWKRWNQAGVDIYKKELGDYVMVKSKRNQYEMFREDSYNGFYVGYIPPGSPNTFTTDNFPPIDIYFYYFNYPIESGIKKLTQSIETSYDDYGNSISSTTYFEYGWIEDENTPSTVITSTESINSKGETIKKEMKYPQDFLSEDVYSEMVEEKHIYSPVIEQTVTLESEHVKSQKTNYALWANDILAPLSVETKFGNEIDYQTKLLFNAYDSYGNILSVSKHNDISTSYIWRYNKTLPIAKVVGAEYSVEENTEIEAISHSASITESTNDIEELFGNGTFIINETQTISINITMSDIGSPGNTESDNVFILYIEGPTDASRSYGLTAGSSATTSTPWEIELSAGTYDFNYEASLVDGSELEISLESSSEKVTEYCTIFHTSFEEESNATEDYAKTGNKSYLGSYEVPLPTTEGDYILSYWSKTNSGNWEHNEEEIIVTSTNFDTKSIGGSNIYIDEVRLYPSDAFMTTYTYDPLIGMTSATDPNGKTTYYQYDDFGRLKQIEDKDNNVLQRYEYHYASEEE from the coding sequence ATGAAAATTTTTATAAAAAATAAACATCTAATATTATTTAGCTTACTGAGCTATTTATTCATCTTACGAGTTAATGCACAGGATGAAATAGGGAATGTTGAGGAAGGTGTAGATTATATTGAGCAACCAAGAATTATACCTCCATCTCCAGAAGCTTCAGCTTTAGGACAGTATGGAAAAACTCCAGTGAGTTATCGGACAGGAACACCTAATATATCAATTCCATTATATAATGTAACTTCAGGACAGTTTACTTTGCCAATAAATATTAGTTACCATTCATCAATTAAATTGAATGATATAGCAAGTTGGATTGGATTAGGCTGGACACTTAATGCAGGTGGAGTTATTTCTAGGCAAGTTAATGTACTTCCTGATGAAGGAGATGATGGCATTTTAGAACTTGGAATCCCTGATGAAACAGAAATAGAGGATAGTTATTGGAATAGGTTTGCAAAATCTATGAACTTGAGAGATCTAGCAAGTCAAGATATAGAACCAGACAATTTTACATTTAATTTTAATGGATATTCTGGTCAGTTTGTATTAGATGAAACTGGTAACCCAATATTAACCCCTTTTCAAGATCTGAAATTTGAATTTGTAGATCAATCATATTTCCAAGTTACAGATGTTGATGGGAATGTGTATATATTTCAAGATGAGGGAGTTTCTAATTATTATGGCACATATTCAACAAATGATGGAAGTTATGTGCCTGATTATAAATTTACGGCTACCACAAGCTGGTATTTATCAGAAATTATACCTTTCAATAAATCAAAAGAGCATTCTATTAAATTTTCATATACTCGACAAGGAGCAGCTATTCAAAGAAGTTATAGCTATTCTTTTTCTGTGTATGGAGGATGTGTTAGTGCTGATCAACCTGTGTGTGATGAAATACAATCAAATACTACTAATAGGACTTATAACTCAAGTGATGAGTTATTCCTTACGGAAATATTATTTCCTAATGGACGAATAGAATTTTCATCAAGTAGTCGTACAGATCGATTAGATGCAGATAAACTTGATATGATAATGGTGTATAGAGAAAGTGAAACCTCACCCATCAAAACTTTTACATTTGAACATGATTATTTTTATTCTGAGGAAGGGTACAATCCATATGCTTATGAACAGGATGAATACAGGTTACGCTTAGAGAAGGTCTTAGAACAGGATGCTAATGATGACGAAATAAAAATTTATCAAATGGAGTATAATGAAAAATTATTACCTCCTAGGAAAAATTGTGGAATAGATATTTGGGGATATTATAATGGAGAGTATGAAAATGAAACATTGTTGTATACAGATAAAGAAAGCAAAAGTAATCAATCTGTAATTAGCCCATTTCACAAGGAATATACTCTAACTACTGCTGATAGAACTGTCGATACAACATCTTTAAAAGCATGTATATTAGAAAAAATATATTATCCTACTGGAGGATATACTAATTTTGAATTCGAGCCAAATAGATATTCTACTTCATCTATAAAGGAATCAACGAATTCAGAAAGTGCATTTAAAAGTAGTGATGATGATAATTCTTCAGAAGAATATTCAGAAAACATATTTACTATACCAGAAGAAGCCGAAAATATTGAGTTATATATAATTTTACCTCTACATAATGATATAGATAATCCATATGCCATTTTCACAAATATTACTCAAAATTATACTGATAAATTTACAGCAACCACAGAGGATGAGCTTATACAAACCATCACTAATATAGCTGATCCAGGGGATGAAATACAATTAAATGCCTATATTAATTATGATGCTGATAAAGAATCAACAGTACAAATTACCCTAAGATGGACAGAAGATGAAACAATAATAGAAGAAAAATTTGGCCCTGGATTACGAATCAGAAAAATTGAAGATTTTGACAAGAATGGTAAAAGTATAAATAGTAAACTTTATAAGTATGGAGAAGGAGAAGATGGTTTAGGTAAATTTGGATATTTTACATATAAGCTCGATGAAAATGCATATACAAAAAAATGTAATTCTTATCAAATTGTTAATGGTGAATGGGAGTATCATTTTGCATATTATGCATATAATCTTTCGGATAAACCAATACAATTATTAACTGATTTTGGATATACTGAAGTAACAGAATATGAAAAAAATAAAACAGGAGAAAATGGAAAAATAACTTACTATTTTGAATATGAAATGGATGATTATGTAGATGATGTAAATATTAATAATTATCCTGTAGGAAAAAGACTTATTGATAAATCGTGGAAGAGATGGAATCAAGCTGGTGTGGATATCTATAAAAAAGAATTAGGCGACTATGTAATGGTAAAGAGTAAAAGAAATCAATATGAAATGTTTCGTGAAGATAGTTATAATGGTTTTTATGTAGGATATATCCCTCCAGGCAGCCCTAACACTTTTACAACAGACAATTTTCCACCAATTGATATATATTTTTACTACTTTAATTACCCTATAGAATCAGGAATTAAAAAACTAACCCAAAGCATAGAAACCTCTTATGATGATTATGGGAATTCTATCTCATCAACTACATATTTTGAATATGGATGGATTGAAGATGAAAATACACCTTCTACTGTTATTACTTCAACTGAAAGTATCAACAGTAAAGGGGAAACAATAAAAAAAGAGATGAAATATCCCCAAGATTTTTTAAGTGAAGATGTTTATAGCGAAATGGTAGAAGAAAAACATATTTATTCTCCTGTTATTGAGCAAACAGTAACTCTTGAATCAGAACATGTTAAATCCCAAAAAACAAATTATGCTCTTTGGGCTAATGATATATTAGCTCCATTATCAGTTGAAACAAAGTTTGGTAATGAAATAGATTATCAAACCAAATTACTGTTTAATGCTTATGATAGTTATGGCAATATATTAAGTGTTTCTAAACACAATGATATATCGACATCCTATATTTGGAGATATAATAAAACCTTACCCATAGCAAAAGTTGTAGGTGCAGAATATTCAGTAGAGGAAAACACTGAAATTGAGGCAATCTCTCATTCAGCAAGTATAACAGAAAGTACTAATGATATTGAAGAACTTTTTGGTAATGGGACTTTTATAATCAATGAAACTCAAACCATATCTATTAATATTACAATGTCAGATATAGGAAGTCCGGGAAATACAGAAAGTGATAATGTTTTTATTTTGTACATTGAAGGTCCAACTGATGCTAGTAGATCTTATGGATTAACAGCAGGGTCTAGTGCAACCACAAGTACTCCTTGGGAGATAGAACTTAGTGCTGGAACTTATGATTTTAACTATGAAGCTAGTTTAGTTGATGGTTCAGAATTAGAAATTAGTTTGGAAAGTTCTTCTGAAAAAGTAACGGAATATTGTACAATTTTTCATACCAGTTTTGAAGAAGAAAGTAATGCTACAGAGGATTATGCTAAAACAGGGAATAAGAGCTATCTAGGTTCTTATGAAGTACCATTGCCAACTACAGAAGGAGATTATATTTTAAGTTACTGGTCAAAAACAAATTCAGGTAATTGGGAACATAATGAAGAAGAAATAATAGTTACATCTACTAATTTTGATACTAAAAGTATAGGAGGATCAAATATATATATAGATGAAGTAAGACTATACCCATCAGATGCTTTTATGACCACCTACACTTATGATCCATTAATCGGTATGACCTCAGCCACAGACCCGAATGGAAAAACTACCTACTACCAATATGATGATTTCGGTAGGTTAAAACAAATAGAAGACAAAGATAATAATGTCTTACAAAGATATGAATATCACTATGCCTCTGAAGAAGAATAA
- a CDS encoding DUF6443 domain-containing protein, translating to MTKLTSKRKQFFSLLLYLCLIFYNSTAVGQTINAISPSSLEGCGDTQTYYFYEDTDKTDGDYTLSLSWAVVPVSAGTISGSGLSVTVTWDSDYEGDASLVAYYTYVYNGGNAGDEGEGEGESGGNIDGTATSTYTSQTDPGDISAGNSTLAYNSSTTLTVTNASSAVIIQQKTTSGWSDLTSTTSNNVTTATSSSLTQDTQFRSVLTNACGTFYSDQITVTVYPEFDAGTIQASSTSVCNGVTSIDIIGSPATGGNGTISYDWWVYNGTSWDIYTGDGEDVEEIDYELEDITFGNYQKIRRRAWSQLGETNKYSNEIDLTAIEVGEALAAGSISAETSICSGTAPGTLTLQGTSGGGGGYTYVWMFSTDEGVNWSSQSGGTTYNYSSTISEPLYVKVKVTSDCGFTESTDEIVINTYTESAGDISEANSKLEITQGEAISLTVTGNTGTVTYQKCTSGCSSTSDVGWMSTSATISNLTETSNFRTKLTSSCGTFYSDQITVTVYEALDPGSIQTTSSVCYGESSIDITGTPATGGKGTISYQWEVYNGTNWDIYTGDGEDIDTNVAELVDFPFENYQKIQRRAWSQLGETEVYTDEIDLTTIVVGEDLVPGTISAISPVCLGTAPGTLSLQGTSGGGGGYSYNWMFGTEEGETINWEQGEESKNGASTYEYTSTILAPLYVKVSVGSDCGFTESTTEILIDIYNDTESAGTVSSSVPENICYGENITLVVEDNTGEITWEQYDSDDDEWDTITGSTITNLTETTIFRAKLDTYTCSEKYSEEFTINVYPEITTPSLTASNSTVCLGSEVTLTASSSNASSYLWYEDGDLIAETTSGEYTITSILSTALYSVTVTNDIECESTESDITITVQDNQYTPETPTLIYNQASQDYTLGLNNEANAEYDYYWQYYNPESEETPDYEDTSHSEGTRTLTAPGYYYVRARSNTTGCWGPLSKVVVIHDHTTPTAYDATQTDFNYVRTFTFQTATTKNTNIASILDDDDALYQYQQPDEMMAATQYLDGLGRPIQQVAQMAGVEKNGVIPDIIQPIFYDDFGRENTTYLPYTTDGGSTAGDIRMDSFAEQKAFYSDNSNQVADSDFPFSYTEYENSPLNRVLRQAGPGESWVPTLGTTSGDHSVKFSYRTNTDVDAVRLWEIGTDLDELPLNDSETYDSGELYVTETVDEEDGKTIEFKNKSGQVVLIRVYLETDESGEEVYLDTYYIYDDFGNLRFVLPPKAVEAVTANSWIISTAIADELCFSYAYDARQRMIQKQVPGAKPVEMVYDQLDRLVLSRDGNQKENEEWLFTMYDKFSRPAVTGIYYSSDSRSDLQDEVDELGVSNVVRDDNVVDVSSDPSKLVVTTDEYTQDLYASKQITLTAPFNFKAGEDGDTFIAQIVAPTASEVDELGYTSSSGAIFPSENYDVLTISYYDDYSFTDQSFESKTDNIFTDANVPLSTAEKVGHSNTSNVKGMLTGSVVRVLETDQWLTTVSFYDEWDRVIQTVTDNQEGGKDRLSTYYDFAGKSRATYLEHTNPNGENYTEMTILNRYEMDHAGRITKSEQKINDGLWEVLSQSEYNEMSELATKTMAPENADLIQYIDYSYNIRGWLTGINDVTDTDLADEKLFAQKLYYNDANTGYEAYNGNIGTIEWKTGGDQEIRGYDYSYDQINRLVQANYIAPSGSEENYSVDLIDYDANGNILSLQRNGPQYDESDGSLTEYGLIDNLTYTYEQSGISNKLMQVDDTDSYYHAKNGDFKDISGTDYDYDDNGNLILDNNKGITSIEYNHLNLPKHIVFDTGNELYYSYDAAGIKLEKIAVGTEITSKTTYIGGMVYENDILQFIHTEEGRVLTAEALDTDATQDEFVYEYHYKDHLGNLRLSLRGGTEITYTATLEYDNVETESALFENITETIDATNGGYNSSNASYLVSGGSSNTVGPLKVIQVNKGDKISASAYARYETSESYNQTVYASGEYLANSGEQVAIGNNLLGLNPVGSSSGEDDIPYAYLRIVIYDTEGNELTEQGYVTFVESGETNWFTLNAPFGNPSEITIEQEGTAVIYVANESDIDVWFDDVEVNYTPARIVQENHYYPYGMNLAGIEKQGIPDHKYQYNGKEKQEEFGLNWMDYGARMYDAQIGRWHMVDPLSNLDYNLNSYNFTMNNPILLTDPTGLSTHVKMREDGTYQVVKGGVANDKDLNIYVIVYDEDGNAYNTGISIGESITSHSFFDENEEAVVDAVIDLNSTEGQDFLDDEIIEPDLNLIEYMPNATRNKPLDFKRRNINKRPKDNTEKQYMYRGSVNEDGKIGSARDFGNIAAGIVASRNGLAWGVSRLGLDGLETFQSKEKHFSNRHGTSYMAYSIKTEATVTQLAQKEGFRIGTILRGQDTIKRGSRR from the coding sequence ATGACTAAACTAACTTCAAAAAGGAAGCAATTCTTTTCCTTACTGCTATATCTATGTTTGATTTTTTATAATTCAACAGCAGTAGGGCAAACAATAAATGCCATATCTCCTTCAAGTCTTGAAGGATGTGGTGACACACAGACCTATTATTTTTATGAAGATACAGATAAAACTGATGGCGATTATACCCTCAGTTTATCTTGGGCTGTAGTACCAGTCAGTGCCGGAACAATTAGTGGCTCTGGATTAAGTGTTACAGTTACATGGGATTCAGATTATGAAGGAGATGCTAGCTTAGTAGCTTATTACACATATGTCTATAATGGGGGAAATGCAGGAGATGAAGGAGAAGGTGAGGGAGAATCAGGCGGAAATATCGATGGAACAGCAACCAGTACCTATACATCTCAAACGGATCCAGGAGATATATCTGCAGGAAATAGTACATTGGCCTATAATTCGAGTACAACACTTACAGTCACAAATGCCTCAAGTGCTGTTATAATTCAACAAAAAACAACTAGTGGTTGGAGTGATTTAACCTCCACTACTTCCAATAATGTGACAACAGCTACATCAAGCAGCTTAACTCAAGATACTCAATTTAGAAGCGTATTAACCAATGCATGTGGTACCTTTTACAGCGATCAAATTACAGTTACTGTTTATCCAGAATTTGATGCTGGAACTATTCAGGCCTCTTCGACTTCAGTTTGTAATGGAGTAACTAGTATTGATATAATTGGCTCACCTGCTACTGGTGGAAATGGTACAATATCCTATGATTGGTGGGTGTATAATGGAACTAGTTGGGATATATATACTGGAGATGGAGAAGATGTTGAAGAAATAGACTATGAATTGGAAGATATTACATTTGGGAATTACCAAAAAATAAGACGAAGAGCATGGTCTCAACTTGGAGAAACTAATAAATATTCAAATGAAATAGATTTAACTGCTATAGAAGTAGGAGAGGCTTTAGCAGCAGGTAGCATTAGTGCAGAAACTTCAATTTGTTCAGGAACTGCACCAGGAACACTTACGCTTCAAGGCACCAGTGGTGGAGGGGGTGGTTATACTTATGTTTGGATGTTTAGTACAGACGAAGGAGTGAATTGGAGTAGTCAAAGTGGTGGGACCACTTATAACTATTCTTCGACAATTTCAGAACCATTATATGTAAAAGTAAAAGTGACATCAGATTGCGGTTTTACTGAAAGCACAGATGAAATAGTCATTAATACGTACACAGAAAGTGCAGGGGATATCTCTGAGGCCAATTCAAAATTAGAAATTACACAAGGAGAAGCTATCAGCCTAACAGTAACTGGAAATACAGGTACTGTCACATACCAAAAATGTACATCTGGTTGTTCATCTACAAGTGATGTTGGATGGATGAGTACTAGTGCAACAATTAGTAACTTAACTGAAACCTCTAATTTCAGAACAAAACTAACAAGTAGTTGTGGTACATTCTATAGTGATCAAATAACAGTTACAGTATATGAGGCACTTGATCCAGGTAGTATTCAGACAACATCTTCAGTTTGTTATGGAGAAAGCAGTATTGATATAACCGGCACGCCAGCCACTGGAGGGAAAGGAACCATATCTTATCAGTGGGAGGTATATAATGGAACTAATTGGGATATATATACAGGAGATGGAGAGGATATAGATACAAATGTAGCTGAATTAGTAGATTTCCCATTTGAGAATTACCAAAAAATACAGCGAAGAGCATGGTCTCAACTTGGAGAGACTGAGGTTTATACTGATGAAATAGATTTAACTACTATAGTAGTAGGAGAGGATTTAGTACCAGGTACTATTAGTGCGATTTCCCCTGTTTGCTTAGGAACTGCACCAGGAACACTCTCGCTCCAAGGCACCAGTGGTGGTGGCGGTGGTTATTCCTATAATTGGATGTTTGGAACAGAAGAAGGAGAAACTATCAATTGGGAACAGGGAGAAGAATCTAAAAATGGAGCAAGCACTTATGAATATACATCAACGATTTTAGCTCCATTATATGTAAAAGTTTCAGTGGGCTCAGATTGTGGATTTACTGAAAGTACAACAGAAATACTAATTGATATATATAATGATACAGAAAGTGCTGGCACTGTATCATCCTCAGTACCTGAAAATATATGCTATGGTGAAAATATTACCTTAGTAGTTGAAGATAACACAGGAGAAATAACATGGGAACAATATGATTCTGATGATGATGAGTGGGATACCATAACAGGATCAACTATCACAAACTTAACTGAAACAACTATTTTTAGAGCTAAATTAGATACTTATACCTGTTCAGAGAAATATTCTGAAGAATTTACGATCAATGTCTATCCTGAGATAACAACACCTAGCTTAACAGCAAGTAATTCAACTGTTTGTCTAGGAAGTGAAGTTACCCTAACCGCAAGCTCATCGAATGCCAGTAGTTATTTATGGTATGAAGATGGGGATTTAATTGCAGAAACAACTAGTGGAGAATATACGATAACATCTATTTTATCAACTGCTTTATATTCAGTTACTGTAACAAATGATATTGAGTGTGAAAGCACTGAATCAGATATTACTATTACAGTACAAGATAATCAATATACACCTGAGACACCTACTTTAATATATAATCAAGCCAGTCAAGATTATACACTTGGCTTAAATAATGAAGCAAATGCAGAGTATGATTATTATTGGCAGTATTATAACCCTGAAAGTGAAGAAACGCCTGATTATGAAGATACATCTCATTCTGAGGGAACAAGAACTCTAACAGCACCTGGTTACTATTATGTAAGAGCCCGATCTAATACCACAGGTTGTTGGGGCCCTTTAAGCAAAGTAGTAGTTATTCATGATCACACCACACCAACTGCATATGATGCAACACAAACAGATTTTAATTATGTAAGAACGTTTACCTTTCAAACAGCGACTACTAAAAATACAAATATAGCTAGTATACTGGATGATGATGATGCACTTTATCAATATCAGCAACCAGATGAAATGATGGCAGCTACTCAATACTTGGATGGTTTAGGAAGACCAATCCAACAAGTAGCTCAAATGGCAGGCGTTGAGAAAAACGGAGTGATTCCTGATATTATTCAACCCATATTCTATGATGATTTTGGCAGAGAAAACACTACTTATTTACCTTATACAACAGATGGAGGAAGTACTGCAGGAGATATTCGCATGGATTCGTTTGCAGAACAAAAAGCTTTTTATAGTGATAACTCCAATCAGGTTGCTGATTCAGACTTTCCATTTTCATACACTGAGTATGAAAACTCTCCATTGAACAGAGTATTAAGACAAGCTGGCCCAGGAGAAAGTTGGGTACCGACATTAGGAACTACTTCTGGAGATCACTCTGTGAAATTCTCTTATCGTACAAACACAGATGTTGATGCAGTAAGGTTATGGGAAATAGGTACTGATCTTGATGAATTACCATTAAATGACAGTGAAACTTATGATTCCGGTGAGCTTTATGTAACAGAAACAGTAGATGAAGAAGATGGTAAAACCATAGAGTTTAAAAATAAAAGTGGACAAGTAGTTTTAATAAGAGTATATCTTGAAACAGATGAAAGTGGTGAAGAGGTATATTTAGATACTTATTATATCTATGATGATTTTGGCAATCTAAGGTTTGTATTACCTCCCAAAGCAGTTGAAGCAGTTACAGCTAACAGTTGGATAATAAGTACAGCAATTGCTGACGAATTATGTTTTAGTTATGCTTATGATGCTCGACAAAGAATGATTCAAAAACAAGTACCAGGTGCTAAACCTGTAGAAATGGTTTATGATCAATTAGATAGATTAGTCCTCTCTCGTGATGGTAATCAAAAAGAAAATGAAGAGTGGCTATTTACCATGTATGATAAATTTAGTAGACCAGCAGTTACTGGTATTTATTATAGTAGTGATAGCAGAAGTGATTTGCAGGATGAGGTTGATGAATTAGGAGTGAGCAATGTAGTAAGAGATGATAATGTAGTAGATGTATCCTCTGATCCATCTAAATTAGTGGTAACAACAGATGAGTATACACAAGATTTATATGCTTCTAAACAAATTACATTAACAGCACCCTTCAACTTTAAAGCAGGTGAAGATGGAGATACTTTTATCGCTCAAATAGTTGCACCTACTGCATCGGAAGTAGATGAACTAGGTTATACCAGCAGCAGTGGAGCTATTTTTCCATCAGAAAATTATGATGTACTCACCATTAGCTACTATGATGATTACAGTTTTACAGATCAATCTTTTGAATCTAAGACAGATAATATATTTACTGATGCAAATGTGCCTTTGAGTACAGCAGAAAAAGTAGGACATAGTAATACATCGAATGTAAAAGGGATGCTTACAGGTTCGGTAGTAAGGGTACTGGAAACAGACCAATGGTTAACTACAGTGAGTTTTTATGATGAGTGGGATAGGGTGATACAAACCGTAACTGATAACCAAGAAGGAGGTAAAGACAGGCTCAGTACTTATTATGATTTTGCAGGCAAATCAAGAGCTACTTATTTGGAACATACAAATCCTAATGGCGAAAACTATACAGAGATGACTATTCTTAACAGATATGAGATGGATCATGCTGGCAGGATCACTAAATCTGAACAAAAGATAAACGATGGTTTATGGGAGGTTTTATCTCAGAGTGAATATAATGAAATGAGTGAGTTAGCCACCAAAACCATGGCTCCAGAAAATGCTGATTTGATTCAATACATCGATTATAGTTATAACATCAGAGGTTGGTTAACAGGCATCAATGATGTAACTGATACAGACTTAGCAGATGAAAAACTTTTTGCGCAAAAACTTTATTACAATGATGCCAATACTGGTTATGAAGCTTATAATGGAAATATAGGAACCATAGAATGGAAAACTGGTGGTGATCAAGAAATTAGAGGATATGATTACAGTTATGATCAAATAAATCGCCTCGTTCAAGCTAATTATATCGCACCATCTGGTTCAGAAGAAAATTATTCGGTTGACTTGATAGATTATGATGCAAATGGTAATATTCTAAGTTTACAAAGAAATGGACCTCAGTATGATGAAAGTGATGGTAGCTTAACAGAATATGGATTAATTGATAACTTGACATATACCTATGAGCAAAGTGGTATCAGTAATAAATTAATGCAAGTCGATGATACAGATAGCTATTATCATGCAAAAAATGGAGATTTTAAAGATATCTCAGGTACAGATTATGACTATGACGATAACGGCAACCTTATTTTAGATAACAATAAAGGTATCACAAGTATTGAATATAATCATTTAAATCTACCAAAACATATTGTATTTGATACAGGAAATGAATTGTATTATAGTTATGATGCTGCAGGGATAAAATTGGAAAAAATAGCCGTAGGTACTGAAATTACCAGTAAAACCACCTATATTGGCGGCATGGTTTACGAGAATGATATCTTACAATTTATCCACACAGAAGAAGGCAGGGTGTTAACTGCTGAGGCACTGGATACAGATGCTACTCAGGATGAATTTGTGTATGAATATCATTATAAAGACCATTTGGGTAACTTAAGACTTTCTCTAAGAGGAGGAACAGAAATAACTTATACTGCTACATTGGAGTATGATAATGTAGAAACAGAATCAGCTTTATTTGAGAATATTACAGAAACTATAGATGCTACAAATGGAGGTTATAATAGTAGTAATGCTAGTTATTTAGTCTCTGGGGGGAGTAGCAACACAGTAGGTCCATTAAAAGTGATTCAGGTAAACAAAGGAGATAAAATATCTGCTTCAGCTTATGCTAGGTATGAGACCAGTGAAAGTTACAACCAGACAGTGTATGCATCAGGAGAATATTTGGCAAACTCAGGTGAACAAGTCGCAATAGGAAATAATCTGTTAGGACTCAACCCTGTAGGTTCAAGCAGTGGAGAAGATGACATACCTTATGCTTATTTAAGAATAGTGATTTATGATACAGAAGGAAACGAGCTAACAGAACAAGGTTATGTAACATTTGTAGAATCAGGCGAAACAAACTGGTTTACATTAAATGCACCATTTGGTAACCCAAGTGAAATTACGATAGAACAAGAAGGTACTGCAGTAATATATGTAGCCAATGAAAGTGATATAGATGTCTGGTTTGATGATGTAGAGGTCAATTATACTCCAGCCAGAATTGTGCAAGAAAATCACTATTATCCCTATGGGATGAACTTAGCTGGCATCGAGAAACAAGGTATACCTGATCATAAATACCAATACAATGGCAAAGAAAAACAGGAAGAGTTTGGGCTTAATTGGATGGACTATGGGGCTAGAATGTATGATGCTCAAATTGGAAGGTGGCATATGGTGGATCCGCTTTCTAATTTAGATTACAATCTAAATTCTTATAATTTTACTATGAACAATCCAATACTTTTAACAGATCCAACTGGGCTATCAACTCATGTAAAAATGAGAGAAGATGGCACATATCAAGTGGTGAAGGGTGGAGTTGCAAATGATAAAGATCTAAATATCTATGTCATTGTTTATGATGAAGATGGTAATGCATATAATACAGGTATCAGTATAGGAGAATCAATAACAAGTCATTCATTCTTTGATGAAAATGAAGAAGCTGTTGTTGATGCTGTGATAGACCTCAATTCAACTGAAGGGCAAGATTTCTTAGATGATGAAATTATTGAGCCTGATCTTAATTTAATTGAATATATGCCAAATGCGACTAGAAATAAACCACTAGACTTTAAAAGAAGAAACATTAATAAAAGACCTAAGGATAATACAGAGAAGCAATATATGTATAGAGGTAGTGTTAATGAGGATGGAAAAATAGGTTCAGCTAGAGATTTTGGAAATATTGCAGCGGGAATTGTTGCTTCTAGAAATGGATTAGCATGGGGTGTAAGTAGGTTGGGACTTGATGGACTAGAAACCTTTCAATCTAAAGAAAAACACTTTAGTAATAGACATGGTACATCTTATATGGCTTATTCCATTAAAACAGAGGCAACAGTAACCCAATTAGCTCAGAAGGAAGGATTTCGAATAGGTACAATACTAAGAGGTCAAGACACTATTAAAAGAGGAAGTAGACGGTAA